A stretch of Saccharothrix texasensis DNA encodes these proteins:
- a CDS encoding acyl-CoA dehydrogenase family protein produces the protein MTSTDGRQKWLTVAEELAAALRVDAAERDRLGAEPSAEVGALRRSGLLGVGDWATQQAVTRVVGAADANVGHLLGYHYLQVWRSGLFDNPNSRTGADLSGADLFWAGVSNPLDAALELRPVDGGYEVTGRKTFATGASVADRLVVSATDTETGDKITFTLDAKADGITYAGDWDNIGQRLTASGGVVFDHVHVPADQVLGAHDDSSPRLSLAALGFQLVLAQLYVAMAEGALAEAAQYTRTTTRPWFLSGVDTATADPYILGTYGELVADAQAAGLLADHASDRLDQASRRGADLTRTERAETAAAISSAKVVATKVANQTTSRVFELCGARATAAGYAFDRFWRNARTLTLHDPVSYKAREVGAYHLTGEHAPFTGYS, from the coding sequence ATGACGAGCACCGATGGTCGGCAGAAGTGGCTGACCGTCGCCGAGGAGCTGGCCGCGGCGTTGCGGGTCGACGCGGCGGAGCGCGACCGGCTCGGTGCGGAGCCGTCGGCGGAGGTCGGGGCGTTGCGGCGGTCCGGGCTGCTCGGGGTCGGCGACTGGGCCACGCAGCAGGCCGTGACCAGGGTCGTCGGCGCGGCGGACGCCAACGTCGGCCACCTCCTCGGCTACCACTACCTCCAGGTCTGGCGCAGCGGCCTCTTCGACAACCCGAACTCCCGAACCGGCGCCGACCTCTCCGGTGCCGACCTCTTTTGGGCAGGGGTCAGCAACCCCCTGGACGCGGCCTTGGAGCTGCGGCCGGTCGACGGCGGGTACGAGGTCACGGGCCGCAAGACGTTCGCCACGGGCGCGTCGGTGGCCGACCGGCTGGTGGTCAGCGCCACCGACACCGAGACCGGCGACAAGATCACCTTCACGCTCGACGCCAAGGCCGACGGCATCACCTACGCCGGCGACTGGGACAACATCGGGCAACGCCTCACCGCCAGCGGCGGCGTGGTGTTCGACCACGTGCACGTGCCGGCCGACCAGGTCCTCGGCGCGCACGACGACAGCAGCCCGCGCCTGTCGCTGGCCGCCCTGGGCTTCCAGCTGGTGCTCGCCCAGCTGTACGTGGCGATGGCGGAGGGCGCGCTGGCCGAAGCCGCCCAGTACACCCGGACGACCACCCGCCCGTGGTTCCTCAGCGGTGTCGACACGGCCACCGCCGACCCCTACATCCTGGGCACGTACGGCGAGCTGGTCGCCGACGCGCAGGCCGCCGGCCTCCTCGCCGACCACGCCTCGGACCGGCTGGACCAGGCGTCCCGGCGGGGCGCCGACCTGACCCGGACCGAGCGCGCGGAGACCGCCGCCGCCATCTCGTCGGCCAAGGTCGTCGCCACCAAGGTCGCCAACCAGACCACGAGCCGGGTGTTCGAGCTGTGCGGCGCGCGGGCCACCGCCGCCGGCTACGCCTTCGACCGGTTCTGGCGCAACGCCCGCACCCTCACGCTGCACGACCCCGTGTCGTACAAGGCCCGCGAGGTCGGCGCGTACCACCTCACCGGCGAGCACGCGCCGTTCACCGGGTACAGCTGA
- a CDS encoding XRE family transcriptional regulator, which translates to MVVADGSHSLSHRLRALREEQWPDVVITQSDLAQAFSADKPASVPLLSSWESRGKPRTPPLNRLAAYATFFATERSVATRPYRLIPVDELTPEELRRREELLRELVALRAAVEREDGTTPAQDRADRGFWYFDDRHDITIVVAQLPAGMRAAMPYSDPTQPDYVELYTYADLDALIELHGHIRALNPRSQVNFRIASNLAPDDYTTHLVLLGGVDWNLVTRELLDRVDLPITQVARHDEAEAGGFVVRDGEGHERLFAPKLGNSRGHEVLIEDVGHFYRGTNPFNHKRTVTICNGQYGRGTLGVVRALTDGRFRDRNGAYLETRFAGTDAFSILTRVQVVNGQVVTPDWNLPESRLVEWPEGPG; encoded by the coding sequence GTGGTCGTTGCGGATGGCTCCCACTCGCTGTCGCACCGCCTTCGGGCGCTGCGCGAGGAGCAGTGGCCCGACGTGGTCATCACGCAGAGCGACCTCGCGCAGGCGTTCAGCGCCGACAAGCCGGCCAGCGTGCCGCTGCTGTCGTCGTGGGAGAGCCGCGGCAAGCCCAGGACGCCGCCGCTGAACCGCCTCGCCGCCTACGCCACCTTCTTCGCGACCGAGCGCTCCGTGGCCACCCGCCCGTACCGGCTGATCCCGGTGGACGAGCTGACCCCCGAGGAGCTGCGCCGCCGCGAGGAGCTGCTGCGCGAACTGGTCGCGCTGCGCGCCGCCGTCGAGCGCGAAGACGGCACGACCCCCGCCCAGGACCGCGCCGACCGGGGCTTCTGGTACTTCGACGACCGGCACGACATCACCATCGTCGTCGCCCAGCTCCCGGCCGGCATGCGGGCGGCCATGCCCTACTCCGACCCCACGCAGCCGGACTACGTCGAGCTCTACACCTACGCCGACCTCGACGCCCTCATCGAGCTGCACGGCCACATCCGCGCGCTCAACCCGCGCAGCCAGGTCAACTTCCGCATCGCCTCCAACCTGGCGCCCGACGACTACACCACGCACCTCGTGCTGCTCGGCGGCGTCGACTGGAACCTCGTCACCCGCGAACTGCTCGACCGCGTCGACCTCCCGATCACCCAGGTCGCCCGGCACGACGAGGCCGAAGCGGGCGGTTTCGTGGTGCGCGACGGCGAAGGCCACGAGCGGCTCTTCGCGCCCAAGCTCGGCAACTCCCGCGGTCACGAGGTCCTGATCGAGGACGTCGGCCACTTCTACCGCGGCACCAACCCGTTCAACCACAAGCGGACGGTGACGATCTGCAACGGCCAGTACGGCAGGGGCACCCTCGGTGTCGTGCGGGCCCTCACCGACGGCAGGTTCCGCGACCGCAACGGCGCGTACCTGGAGACCCGCTTCGCGGGCACGGACGCCTTCAGCATCCTCACGAGGGTGCAGGTGGTGAACGGCCAGGTCGTCACGCCGGACTGGAACCTGCCCGAATCCCGCCTCGTCGAATGGCCGGAGGGCCCGGGTTGA
- a CDS encoding helix-turn-helix transcriptional regulator — MLHGRSAELAAVDTLLSAARAGQSGVLVLRGEAGIGKSALLAHAATRATSPTPELSYPFGTMKSGDPLSGTPAQPPPAPAGTDHLPAAGNQALADGNRASADGNRALADGNRALADGNRAPAGGHRSAADAGFLVLRGTAVESESVVPFAGLNLLLGPVVHRLDALPPNQATALRAALGLAAPEGGDHHLVGLAVLTLLADLADRNPVLCLVDDAHWLDQGSAQALVFAARRLQAEGIAMVFAARDLHAPPFPAPGLPELRLTGLTPEHAAALLEEHAADLPRYVRDQIAEEARGNPLALLELPAAQREGHLPAAHAYRVAALPTHSRIQQTFADRIGTLPERTRTLLLVAAADDTGDPTVVFEAAGLLGASVDDLEAAEQRQLLRSDDGRLTFRHPLIRAAAYQSAPLKHRLTVHRALADVLPDAHRSAWHLAAATTAPDEDVARALARTAEDARDRGGYVAVAAAYQRAAELTPDPVERGHRLASAAGAAGAAGQFDRAVVLADQAWHLVGNPVDGARVARIQARLASEQGRSAEAAAQLARAVRCAEHTDRELAGELLFHAANNAWAGRDLDLLKDIAARAGDLPGADDTRRVATAALGLDGADVPGGMAALRELLDSPYVGGPGNAVTAWWNLVLGDDRAAYAWAFDLERQSRAQGALGVLPRALAYLARGRLHLGRHRDARATAEEGLRIAADIGQEFSVGFLSAVLAELAAVEGDAARCEELVATLVGDAPQSVRAACASALLDLGLGRHEAVLDRLADVAAGAHRLYSVTSLPDLVEASARLGKPDANAVRWFDEWASGTGQPWARAVSARCRALLTDDERWYAKAVDLHRVDDSRPFERARTELLYGEWLRRARRKADARTHLRSASEVFERLGATPWAARARAELRATGESRAVPGPDPLSALTPQELQVVRLAAEGLSNRDIGAQLFLSPRTVGYHLYKAYPKLGVASRVELGKLALT; from the coding sequence ATGCTGCACGGCAGGTCCGCCGAACTGGCCGCGGTGGACACCCTGCTCTCCGCCGCCCGCGCCGGGCAGAGCGGCGTGCTCGTGCTGCGCGGCGAGGCGGGCATCGGCAAGTCCGCCCTCCTGGCCCACGCCGCCACCCGGGCCACCTCGCCCACCCCGGAACTGTCGTACCCCTTTGGCACAATGAAATCAGGGGACCCCCTGTCGGGTACCCCTGCGCAGCCACCGCCCGCCCCGGCCGGGACCGACCACCTCCCGGCCGCCGGCAACCAAGCCTTGGCCGACGGCAACCGCGCCTCGGCCGACGGCAACCGCGCCCTGGCCGACGGCAACCGCGCCCTGGCCGACGGCAACCGCGCCCCGGCCGGCGGACATCGCAGCGCGGCCGACGCCGGGTTCCTGGTCCTGCGCGGCACCGCGGTGGAGTCCGAGTCGGTGGTGCCGTTCGCCGGGTTGAACCTGCTCCTCGGCCCCGTCGTGCACCGCCTCGACGCCCTCCCGCCCAACCAGGCCACCGCACTGCGCGCCGCTCTCGGCCTCGCCGCGCCCGAAGGCGGCGACCACCACCTGGTCGGCCTGGCCGTGCTCACCCTCCTGGCCGACCTCGCCGACCGCAACCCCGTCCTCTGCCTGGTCGACGACGCGCACTGGCTGGACCAGGGCTCGGCCCAGGCGCTGGTCTTCGCCGCCCGCCGCCTCCAGGCCGAGGGCATCGCGATGGTCTTCGCCGCCCGCGACCTGCACGCGCCGCCGTTCCCCGCGCCCGGCCTGCCCGAGCTGCGCCTCACCGGCCTCACCCCCGAGCACGCCGCCGCCCTCCTCGAAGAGCACGCCGCCGACCTGCCGCGCTACGTCCGCGACCAGATCGCCGAGGAAGCCCGCGGCAACCCGTTGGCGCTGCTGGAACTCCCCGCCGCCCAACGCGAAGGCCACCTGCCCGCCGCCCACGCCTACCGCGTCGCCGCCCTGCCCACCCACAGCCGCATCCAGCAGACCTTCGCCGACCGCATCGGCACGCTCCCCGAGCGCACCCGCACCCTCCTGCTGGTCGCCGCCGCCGACGACACCGGCGACCCGACCGTCGTGTTCGAGGCCGCCGGTCTGCTCGGCGCGTCCGTCGACGACCTCGAAGCCGCCGAACAACGCCAACTCCTGCGCTCCGACGACGGCCGGCTGACCTTCCGCCACCCCCTGATCCGCGCCGCCGCCTACCAGAGCGCCCCGCTCAAGCACCGGCTCACCGTCCACAGGGCACTGGCCGACGTGCTGCCCGACGCCCACCGCAGCGCCTGGCACCTGGCCGCCGCCACCACCGCGCCCGACGAGGACGTCGCCCGAGCCCTCGCCCGCACCGCCGAGGACGCCCGCGACCGGGGCGGTTACGTCGCCGTCGCCGCCGCCTACCAGCGCGCCGCCGAACTCACCCCGGACCCCGTCGAACGCGGCCACCGGTTGGCGTCGGCGGCGGGCGCGGCCGGTGCGGCGGGCCAGTTCGACCGCGCGGTCGTGCTCGCCGACCAGGCGTGGCACCTGGTGGGCAACCCGGTGGACGGCGCGCGGGTCGCCCGCATCCAGGCGCGGCTGGCCAGTGAGCAGGGACGGTCGGCGGAGGCCGCGGCGCAACTCGCCCGCGCCGTGCGGTGCGCCGAGCACACGGACCGGGAACTGGCGGGGGAGCTGCTGTTCCACGCCGCCAACAACGCGTGGGCCGGCCGCGACCTGGACCTGTTGAAGGACATCGCGGCCCGCGCCGGGGACCTGCCCGGCGCCGACGACACCCGGCGGGTCGCCACCGCCGCCCTGGGCCTGGACGGCGCCGACGTCCCCGGCGGCATGGCGGCGTTGCGCGAACTGCTCGACTCCCCGTACGTCGGCGGGCCCGGCAACGCGGTCACCGCCTGGTGGAACCTCGTCCTCGGCGACGACCGGGCGGCCTACGCGTGGGCGTTCGACCTGGAACGCCAGTCCCGCGCCCAAGGCGCCCTCGGCGTGCTGCCCCGGGCCCTCGCCTACCTGGCCCGCGGCCGGCTGCACCTCGGCCGGCACCGCGACGCGCGGGCCACCGCCGAAGAGGGGCTGCGCATCGCCGCGGACATCGGCCAGGAGTTCAGCGTCGGCTTCCTGTCCGCCGTGCTCGCCGAGCTGGCCGCCGTCGAAGGCGACGCGGCCAGGTGCGAGGAGCTGGTGGCGACGCTGGTCGGCGACGCGCCCCAGTCCGTGCGGGCCGCGTGCGCGTCGGCGCTGCTCGACCTCGGACTCGGCCGGCACGAGGCCGTGCTGGACCGGTTGGCCGACGTCGCCGCGGGCGCGCACCGGCTCTACTCCGTCACCAGCCTGCCCGACCTGGTCGAGGCGTCCGCCCGGCTGGGCAAGCCGGACGCGAACGCCGTCCGCTGGTTCGACGAGTGGGCCTCGGGCACCGGCCAGCCGTGGGCTCGGGCCGTCTCCGCGCGGTGCCGCGCCCTGCTCACCGACGACGAGCGGTGGTACGCGAAGGCGGTCGACCTGCACCGCGTCGACGACAGCCGCCCGTTCGAACGCGCCCGCACCGAGCTGCTGTACGGGGAGTGGCTGCGCCGGGCCCGCCGCAAGGCCGACGCCCGCACCCACCTGCGGTCGGCGTCGGAGGTGTTCGAACGGCTGGGCGCGACACCGTGGGCCGCCCGCGCCCGCGCCGAGCTGCGCGCCACCGGCGAGAGCCGGGCCGTGCCGGGACCGGACCCGCTCAGCGCCCTCACCCCGCAGGAGTTGCAGGTCGTGCGGCTGGCGGCCGAGGGACTGAGCAACCGGGACATCGGCGCGCAGCTGTTCCTGAGCCCGCGCACGGTCGGCTACCACCTCTACAAGGCGTACCCGAAGCTCGGCGTCGCGTCGCGCGTGGAACTCGGCAAACTCGCCCTCACCTGA
- a CDS encoding zinc-binding dehydrogenase, translating into MRAVRLHAFGSALRCEEVEDPSPGPGQVRIAVRAAGVHLLDGVVRRGGDGCVPLPDLPAVLGSEVAGVVDAVGRDVDESWLGQRVVTQLGLLGGGYAELAVREVGALHVVPAGLDFPAAVAMICTGSTALGVLDAAAPAPDDVVVVTAAAGGVGTLLVQGAARAGALVVGLAGCEEKRRAALRAGAAVAVDYLGREWQRQVRERLGGREVTAVLDGVGGVLGRAAVDLLAPGGRVVMFGSSSGEPAHLTSADLFARALTATVALGPQVAKRSGGLRALETRALAAAADHGLTPSIQPFPLADAGRAHEAMESRHTVGKVVLLPAAG; encoded by the coding sequence GTGCGGGCCGTGCGGCTGCACGCGTTCGGCTCGGCCCTGCGGTGCGAGGAGGTCGAGGACCCGTCGCCGGGACCGGGCCAGGTGCGGATCGCGGTGCGCGCGGCGGGCGTGCACCTGCTGGACGGGGTGGTCCGGCGTGGCGGTGACGGCTGCGTGCCGCTGCCGGACCTGCCCGCGGTGCTGGGTTCCGAGGTGGCCGGTGTGGTGGACGCGGTCGGCCGCGACGTGGACGAGTCGTGGCTGGGGCAGCGGGTGGTGACGCAGCTCGGCCTGCTCGGCGGGGGGTACGCCGAGCTGGCGGTGCGGGAGGTGGGCGCGCTGCACGTCGTCCCGGCCGGGCTCGACTTCCCGGCGGCCGTGGCGATGATCTGCACCGGGAGCACGGCGTTGGGCGTGCTGGACGCGGCGGCCCCCGCCCCGGACGACGTGGTGGTGGTGACGGCCGCCGCCGGCGGGGTCGGCACCCTGCTGGTGCAGGGCGCGGCCCGGGCGGGCGCGCTGGTGGTGGGCTTGGCGGGGTGCGAGGAGAAGCGGCGGGCCGCGTTGCGGGCGGGCGCGGCGGTGGCCGTCGACTACCTGGGGCGGGAGTGGCAGCGGCAGGTGCGAGAACGGCTCGGTGGACGGGAGGTGACGGCGGTGCTGGACGGTGTCGGGGGTGTGCTGGGCCGGGCCGCCGTGGACCTGCTCGCACCGGGCGGGCGGGTGGTGATGTTCGGCTCGTCGTCGGGCGAGCCGGCCCACCTGACCTCGGCCGACCTGTTCGCCCGCGCCCTGACCGCGACCGTCGCCCTCGGACCGCAGGTGGCGAAGCGGTCGGGCGGGCTGCGCGCGCTGGAGACCCGCGCCCTGGCCGCCGCCGCCGACCACGGGCTGACCCCGTCCATCCAACCGTTCCCGCTGGCCGACGCCGGGCGGGCGCACGAGGCGATGGAGAGCAGGCACACGGTCGGCAAGGTCGTCCTGCTCCCGGCCGCCGGCTAG
- a CDS encoding NADPH-dependent FMN reductase, giving the protein MIKLAIIVGSTRRGRFAPVVANWFADRAKQRDDLSVDVVDLDDLDLPDRLHAFGEDPAPEVALVSPRLRDADAFVVVTPEYNHSFPAPLKSAIDWHYTEWQAKPVGFVSYGGVGGGLRAVEQLRQVFAELHAVTVRDTVSFHGAWSRFDEAGEPVDADEVAKAATAVLDQVVWWGTALKEARAKRPYGA; this is encoded by the coding sequence GTGATCAAGCTAGCGATCATCGTCGGCAGCACCCGGCGCGGCCGGTTCGCGCCGGTGGTGGCGAACTGGTTCGCCGACCGGGCCAAGCAGCGCGACGACCTGAGCGTGGACGTGGTCGACCTGGACGACCTCGACCTGCCGGACCGGCTGCACGCCTTCGGCGAGGACCCGGCGCCGGAGGTCGCGCTGGTCTCGCCGCGCCTGCGTGACGCGGACGCGTTCGTCGTCGTCACGCCCGAGTACAACCACAGCTTCCCCGCGCCGTTGAAGAGCGCCATCGACTGGCACTACACCGAGTGGCAGGCCAAACCGGTCGGGTTCGTCTCCTACGGCGGCGTCGGCGGCGGGTTGCGGGCGGTCGAGCAGCTTCGGCAGGTCTTCGCCGAGCTGCACGCGGTCACCGTGCGGGACACCGTCAGCTTCCACGGCGCGTGGTCCCGCTTCGACGAGGCGGGCGAGCCGGTCGACGCCGACGAGGTGGCCAAGGCCGCCACGGCCGTGCTCGACCAGGTGGTCTGGTGGGGGACGGCGCTCAAGGAGGCCCGCGCCAAGCGGCCTTACGGGGCCTGA
- a CDS encoding terpene synthase family protein: protein MAQPFQLPDFYMPYPARLNPNLERARTHTKTWAYGMDMIDVPQHGTVIWTEEDLDNHDYALLCAYTHPDASADDLDLVTDWYVWVFYFDDHFVELYKRNPDVTGAKAYLDRLPLFMPVDGAITAEPANPVEKGLADLWTRTVGSHSADWRRRFADNTKHLLDESMWELLNISEGRLSNPIEYVEMRRKVGGAPWSANLVEHVTGLEVPARIALSRPMGVLRDTFADAVHLRNDLFSYEREVLDEGELSNGVLVLEKFLDLPTQEAAEAVNDLLTSRLHQFEHTAVTEVPLLLDEHAVDPAGRLAVLAYVKGLQDWQSGGHEWHARSSRYMNEGAVTASPVLGGPTGLGTSALRALIATAPQRLRSFSHVPFEEVPPRPEPALDMPFEVAVSPHWHDAREKSVAWAREMGLFDDVPRVWTEGRLRDMDLALCSAGIDPDATPEQLEISALWLTWGTYGDDYYPVVFGRTPDLAVAKAATDRLKQMMPLEGASPSPTTPLERGLADVWQRTTAPMPPDNRRQLRHTLDLMLDSWLWELKNQHENRVPDPVDYVEMRRHTFGSELTMSLSRLGHGKLVPDAIYRTRTIRNIENSAMDYATILNDLFSYRKEIQFEGEVHNMVLVVRNFLDVDLDRAWGIATDLANARLAQFQHSVRVELPALFEEFHLEPEAREALHDYVGELRDWLSGILHWHREVVRYHDADLAKHFGGDRELGFTPQSLRGPTGLGTASTRLLAAR from the coding sequence ATGGCGCAGCCGTTCCAGCTGCCGGATTTCTACATGCCCTACCCGGCACGGCTGAACCCCAACCTGGAGCGCGCGCGCACCCACACGAAGACGTGGGCGTACGGGATGGACATGATCGACGTCCCCCAGCACGGCACGGTCATCTGGACCGAGGAGGACCTCGACAACCACGACTACGCCCTGCTCTGCGCCTACACCCACCCCGACGCCTCGGCCGACGACCTCGACCTCGTCACCGACTGGTACGTGTGGGTCTTCTACTTCGACGACCACTTCGTCGAGCTCTACAAGCGCAACCCGGACGTGACGGGCGCCAAGGCCTACCTCGACCGGTTGCCGCTGTTCATGCCGGTCGACGGCGCGATCACCGCGGAACCGGCGAACCCGGTCGAGAAGGGCCTCGCCGACCTGTGGACGCGCACCGTCGGCAGCCACTCGGCGGACTGGCGCCGCCGGTTCGCCGACAACACCAAGCACCTGCTGGACGAGTCCATGTGGGAGCTGCTCAACATCTCCGAGGGCAGGCTCTCCAACCCGATCGAGTACGTCGAGATGCGCCGCAAGGTCGGCGGCGCGCCGTGGTCGGCGAACCTGGTCGAGCACGTCACCGGCCTGGAGGTGCCCGCCCGGATCGCCCTCAGCCGCCCGATGGGCGTCCTGCGTGACACGTTCGCCGACGCCGTGCACCTGCGCAACGACCTGTTCTCCTACGAGCGCGAGGTGCTCGACGAGGGCGAGCTGAGCAACGGCGTCCTGGTGCTGGAGAAGTTCCTGGACCTCCCGACCCAGGAGGCCGCCGAGGCGGTCAACGACCTGCTCACCTCCCGCCTGCACCAGTTCGAGCACACCGCCGTCACCGAGGTGCCGCTGCTGCTCGACGAGCACGCCGTCGACCCCGCCGGCCGCCTCGCCGTGCTGGCGTACGTGAAGGGCCTGCAGGACTGGCAGTCCGGCGGCCACGAGTGGCACGCCCGGTCCAGCCGCTACATGAACGAGGGCGCGGTCACCGCGAGCCCGGTGCTCGGCGGCCCGACCGGGCTGGGCACGAGCGCCCTCCGCGCGCTCATCGCGACCGCGCCGCAACGCCTGCGCAGCTTCAGCCACGTGCCGTTCGAGGAGGTGCCGCCGAGGCCCGAACCGGCGCTGGACATGCCGTTCGAGGTGGCGGTGAGCCCGCACTGGCACGACGCGCGGGAGAAGAGCGTCGCGTGGGCGCGCGAGATGGGCCTCTTCGACGACGTGCCCCGCGTGTGGACCGAGGGCAGGTTGCGCGACATGGACCTCGCGCTGTGCTCGGCGGGCATCGACCCGGACGCCACGCCGGAGCAGCTGGAGATCTCCGCGTTGTGGCTGACCTGGGGCACCTACGGCGACGACTACTACCCGGTCGTGTTCGGCCGCACGCCGGACCTGGCGGTCGCGAAGGCCGCCACCGACCGGCTCAAGCAGATGATGCCGTTGGAGGGCGCGTCGCCGTCGCCGACGACCCCGCTGGAACGCGGCCTCGCCGACGTCTGGCAGCGCACCACGGCTCCGATGCCGCCGGACAACCGGCGGCAGCTGCGCCACACGCTGGACCTGATGCTGGACAGCTGGTTGTGGGAGCTGAAGAACCAGCACGAGAACCGGGTGCCCGATCCCGTCGACTACGTGGAGATGCGCCGGCACACGTTCGGTTCGGAGCTGACGATGAGCCTGTCCCGGCTCGGCCACGGCAAGCTGGTGCCCGACGCCATCTACCGGACCCGCACCATCCGCAACATCGAGAACTCGGCGATGGACTACGCCACCATCCTCAACGACCTCTTCTCGTACCGGAAGGAGATCCAGTTCGAGGGCGAGGTGCACAACATGGTGCTGGTGGTGCGCAACTTCCTCGACGTCGACCTGGACCGGGCGTGGGGCATCGCGACCGACCTGGCCAACGCGCGGCTGGCGCAGTTCCAGCACTCGGTGCGGGTCGAGCTGCCCGCGTTGTTCGAGGAGTTCCACCTCGAACCCGAGGCGCGCGAAGCGCTGCACGACTACGTCGGCGAGCTGCGGGACTGGCTGTCGGGCATCCTGCACTGGCACCGGGAGGTCGTGCGCTACCACGACGCCGACCTGGCCAAGCACTTCGGCGGCGACCGGGAGCTCGGGTTCACGCCGCAGTCCCTGCGCGGCCCCACGGGCCTCGGCACGGCCTCGACCCGCCTCCTCGCGGCCAGGTGA
- a CDS encoding SRPBCC family protein has protein sequence MPRLEPFDVDFFDSAPQRHSYVLDLPVSPERVWRGLTASNPLWWCRLLSSVEYTSPRPFGVGTTRTATVLGVLRLNEHFMRWEEGRRQSFLVDRANLPVYRRFGEDYLVERSGDGCRLTWTFAYEPAVKVDRRMNTVVFRSLVADTRRHFS, from the coding sequence GTGCCCCGCTTGGAGCCGTTCGACGTGGACTTCTTCGACTCGGCGCCGCAGCGTCACAGCTACGTGCTGGACCTGCCGGTGTCACCCGAACGTGTGTGGCGGGGTCTGACCGCCTCCAACCCGCTGTGGTGGTGCCGGCTGCTGTCGTCGGTCGAGTACACCTCCCCGCGCCCGTTCGGCGTGGGCACGACGCGGACCGCGACGGTGCTGGGCGTGCTGCGGCTCAACGAGCACTTCATGCGCTGGGAGGAGGGGCGGCGGCAGTCGTTCCTGGTGGACCGGGCGAACCTGCCGGTGTACCGGCGCTTCGGCGAGGACTACCTGGTGGAGCGGTCCGGCGACGGCTGCCGGCTGACCTGGACGTTCGCCTACGAGCCCGCGGTCAAGGTCGACCGCCGGATGAACACGGTGGTGTTCAGGTCCCTGGTGGCCGACACGCGGCGCCACTTCAGCTGA